A genomic segment from Anticarsia gemmatalis isolate Benzon Research Colony breed Stoneville strain chromosome 14, ilAntGemm2 primary, whole genome shotgun sequence encodes:
- the LOC142978203 gene encoding uncharacterized protein LOC142978203: MFKLVVLSVVLAVAAAKPGALGLAGLAPWGGLGLGGHLGLGAHLGAVAAPLAAPVVAAPLAHAGPAVAVAAPLHGAAYNYRGPLSLAPGQPANIVAHDGRPLDTLSVNVDRALHYTARAVDGAHGHLLGKRSAPLLAPAAWSHAARIDVPAVGLGHAALAVPAVAAWRAPLAAPLGVGHWGGLGHAGRLGHLW; this comes from the coding sequence ATGTTCAAGCTGGTGGTGTTGTCCGTTGTACTGGCAGTGGCGGCCGCTAAGCCCGGCGCTCTTGGTCTGGCTGGCCTGGCTCCGTGGGGCGGCCTCGGCTTGGGTGGTCACCTCGGTCTCGGAGCTCACCTCGGTGCTGTGGCAGCTCCTCTGGCTGCTCCTGTGGTCGCTGCACCTCTCGCTCACGCCGGTCCCGCTGTGGCCGTGGCCGCTCCTCTGCACGGTGCCGCCTACAACTACAGGGGTCCCCTGTCGCTCGCCCCTGGCCAGCCCGCCAACATCGTGGCTCATGACGGCAGGCCCCTCGACACCCTCAGTGTGAACGTGGACCGTGCTCTGCACTACACCGCCCGGGCTGTGGATGGTGCTCATGGACATCTGTTGGGCAAGCGCTCAGCTCCCCTGCTCGCACCCGCCGCCTGGTCTCACGCTGCTCGCATCGACGTGCCCGCTGTCGGTCTCGGTCACGCGGCTCTTGCAGTTCCCGCCGTAGCCGCTTGGCGCGCACCCTTGGCTGCTCCTCTGGGTGTTGGACACTGGGGCGGTCTGGGTCATGCCGGCCGTCTCGGTCATCTGTGGTAA